In Rhodococcus sp. OK302, one genomic interval encodes:
- a CDS encoding PucR family transcriptional regulator yields the protein MTVPISWLLLQRHLSLKLLTNRSASTQPVTFAQATELTDPTPWLSGGELVLTTGLALVGASTGDYTEYIDRLAAAEVSALGFGTGLSHEAVPPDLLTAAENRGLPVLEVPFTTPFAAVTRAVMTRLSQQEYESVLRAAEVQTRITRVALRGGVSAIVRELAAATKTSVAFVGDRLTAVHPTNHKALIAEVRAVAATTRDPNAPASISQSTPERTLTLSPVGVSGSWHGYLAMAGTGPLNNIDRVLLGHAVSLLTLELEKPVRLRAERTRLNSMAFGLLLDGRIPDDNVPSYLDEAGDTNGFVRVVHVRGSALSSVLREFDNALARAGRPIFAQVDSTALTVLLRGTDTVETAKTFLAQLSPSEAKAVRAGISTAHRLLDAPRALIQARAAANLTTATERIIEFDALTGSTILASEPAREALVALAANTIPILTEHDQAHGTSLTVSLRAYLEANGQWESAAAELGVHRHTLRGRITRIEELLRCDLGQARVRAELLLSLLAWESR from the coding sequence GTGACAGTTCCGATCTCGTGGCTACTACTCCAGCGGCACCTCTCGCTGAAACTGCTGACCAACCGCAGTGCGTCTACGCAGCCGGTGACGTTTGCGCAGGCCACCGAGCTGACAGACCCCACTCCCTGGCTTTCCGGCGGCGAGTTGGTCCTCACTACCGGGCTTGCTTTGGTGGGCGCGAGCACCGGCGACTACACCGAGTACATCGACCGGCTGGCCGCCGCAGAAGTATCGGCTCTGGGTTTCGGAACGGGGCTTTCCCACGAGGCTGTGCCGCCGGACCTGCTGACAGCGGCCGAAAACCGGGGACTGCCGGTCCTCGAAGTACCGTTCACCACCCCGTTCGCGGCAGTGACACGCGCGGTGATGACCCGCTTGAGCCAGCAGGAATACGAGTCGGTCTTGCGCGCGGCGGAGGTGCAGACGCGTATCACCCGGGTTGCGTTGCGCGGCGGTGTATCCGCGATCGTGCGTGAGTTGGCTGCAGCCACAAAAACTTCGGTCGCGTTTGTGGGCGATCGACTCACTGCGGTGCACCCCACCAATCACAAGGCGCTCATCGCCGAGGTGCGCGCGGTAGCCGCCACCACCCGAGATCCCAACGCTCCGGCATCCATCTCGCAGAGCACTCCCGAGCGAACTTTAACTCTCTCCCCTGTCGGAGTGAGCGGCAGTTGGCACGGCTATCTCGCGATGGCCGGCACCGGACCGCTGAACAACATCGACCGAGTTCTCCTCGGACATGCCGTCTCGCTACTCACCTTGGAATTGGAGAAGCCGGTACGACTGCGCGCCGAGCGAACCCGGTTGAACTCCATGGCATTCGGGCTCCTTCTGGACGGACGAATCCCCGACGACAACGTCCCGTCGTATCTGGACGAGGCCGGCGACACCAACGGGTTTGTTCGCGTGGTCCATGTCCGCGGATCTGCTCTGAGCTCAGTTCTGCGGGAATTCGACAACGCGCTCGCCCGCGCCGGCCGACCAATTTTTGCTCAAGTCGACTCCACCGCGCTCACGGTTCTCCTGCGGGGCACCGACACCGTGGAGACCGCGAAAACCTTTCTCGCACAACTCTCCCCCAGCGAGGCCAAGGCCGTACGCGCCGGGATCAGCACGGCACACCGATTGCTCGACGCGCCACGCGCGCTGATCCAGGCACGGGCCGCAGCCAATCTCACGACCGCCACCGAGCGCATCATCGAGTTCGACGCTCTCACCGGTTCCACGATTCTAGCGTCCGAACCTGCCCGGGAAGCTCTTGTGGCCCTGGCTGCCAACACCATTCCGATATTGACCGAACATGACCAGGCACATGGAACCTCACTCACGGTCTCTCTGCGCGCCTATCTCGAAGCGAACGGCCAATGGGAGTCCGCTGCAGCCGAACTCGGCGTGCACCGGCACACCCTCCGAGGTCGCATCACACGCATCGAAGAACTGCTGCGATGCGACCTCGGTCAGGCGAGAGTCAGGGCTGAACTATTGCTCTCGCTACTCGCTTGGGAGAGCCGCTGA
- the gabT gene encoding 4-aminobutyrate--2-oxoglutarate transaminase, whose translation MSAIEYRLPQERRIVTEFPGPRSAALAERRKKVVGAGVASTLPVYVADADGGVIVDVDGNSLIDLGAGIAVTSVGASNPAVVAAVQDQVAHFTHTCFMIAPYEGYVEVAERLAELTPGDHEKRSVLFNSGAEAVENAVKIARHATGRDAVVVFDHAYHGRTNLTMALTSKSMPYKSGFGPFAPEVYRVPMSYPFREGLNYDGSKITGEQAAQRAITMIEKQVGAANTAAILIEPIQGEGGFIVPAEGFLPTLVAWAKENGIVFIADEVQTGFARTGSWFASDHEGIVPDLMTLAKGIAGGMPLAAVTGRAELIDAVHPGGLGGTYGGNPVACAAALASIDQMRELDMAARARAIESTVVSRINALAKELDVIGDVRGRGAMLAIEFVKPGGQEPDADITKAIAGACLAAGVVILTCGTYGNVVRLLPPLVISEELLDDALTVLETAIRTAAQEN comes from the coding sequence ATGAGTGCAATCGAATACAGGCTTCCGCAGGAACGTCGCATCGTCACGGAGTTCCCGGGCCCGCGCTCGGCTGCGCTCGCAGAGCGTCGTAAGAAGGTTGTCGGCGCCGGCGTCGCATCCACCCTCCCGGTCTACGTTGCCGATGCAGACGGCGGCGTCATCGTCGACGTCGACGGCAACTCGCTGATCGACCTCGGTGCCGGCATTGCCGTGACCAGCGTCGGCGCGTCCAACCCGGCCGTCGTTGCCGCAGTCCAGGACCAGGTCGCGCACTTCACGCATACCTGCTTCATGATCGCGCCGTACGAGGGCTACGTCGAGGTTGCCGAGCGTCTGGCAGAGCTCACCCCCGGTGACCACGAGAAGCGTTCCGTTCTGTTCAACAGCGGTGCAGAAGCTGTCGAGAACGCCGTGAAGATCGCCCGCCACGCAACGGGCCGCGACGCAGTTGTCGTCTTCGATCACGCGTACCACGGCCGCACCAACCTCACGATGGCACTGACTTCCAAGTCCATGCCGTACAAGAGCGGCTTCGGCCCGTTCGCTCCCGAGGTCTACCGCGTTCCGATGTCCTACCCCTTCCGTGAGGGCCTCAACTACGACGGCTCCAAGATCACCGGTGAGCAGGCTGCACAGCGCGCCATCACGATGATCGAGAAGCAGGTCGGCGCAGCCAACACTGCAGCCATTCTCATCGAGCCCATCCAGGGCGAGGGCGGATTCATCGTTCCCGCAGAAGGATTCCTGCCGACGCTCGTCGCCTGGGCCAAGGAAAACGGCATCGTCTTCATCGCCGACGAGGTCCAGACCGGCTTCGCTCGCACCGGTTCCTGGTTCGCCAGCGACCACGAGGGCATCGTCCCCGACCTGATGACGCTCGCCAAGGGCATTGCCGGCGGCATGCCGCTCGCAGCTGTCACCGGCCGCGCAGAGCTCATCGACGCAGTCCACCCGGGCGGCCTCGGCGGCACCTACGGCGGCAACCCTGTCGCCTGCGCTGCAGCATTGGCGTCCATCGACCAGATGCGTGAACTCGACATGGCTGCTCGCGCACGCGCAATCGAGAGCACCGTCGTCAGCCGAATCAACGCGCTGGCCAAGGAACTCGACGTCATCGGTGACGTTCGTGGCCGCGGCGCCATGCTCGCCATCGAGTTCGTCAAGCCCGGCGGACAGGAGCCGGACGCTGATATCACGAAGGCGATCGCCGGCGCTTGCCTCGCAGCCGGTGTCGTGATCCTGACCTGCGGTACCTACGGCAACGTCGTCCGTCTGCTCCCGCCGCTGGTTATCTCCGAGGAGCTGCTCGACGACGCACTGACCGTCCTCGAAACCGCTATTCGCACTGCTGCACAGGAGAACTGA
- a CDS encoding NAD-dependent succinate-semialdehyde dehydrogenase: MSNVSELLDSVPKGIWLGGKLVPAEKTFAVYNPATGEELAQVADATAADGIRALDLAAAAQEDWAATPARVRGEILRRAFELLHARAEDFALMMTLEMGKSLAEARGEVNYGGEFLRWFSEEAVRIGGRFTQAPAGNGRILVTKGPVGPVLAITPWNFPLAMGTRKIGPALAAGCTIIVKPAEDTPLTMQLLGQVFADAGLPDGVLSILPTSDAASISGPLMEDARLRKITFTGSTGVGKLLVRNAADKLLRTSMELGGNAPFIVFEDADIDAAVDGAMIAKMRNGGEACTAANRIYVANSVREEFTEKFTAKVAALKVGAGDAEGTNIGPLINTKQLATVTGLVNDAVSKGARVRTGGSAPEGPGFFFTPTVLDQVPADARLLKEEIFGPVAAVVGFDTEDEAVAAANNTEFGLVAYFYTRDIDRAMRVSAKLDTGMVGVNRGAISDAAAPFGGVKESGFGREGGTEGIDEYLDTKYVAL; encoded by the coding sequence ATGTCGAACGTCTCGGAACTTCTCGATTCTGTACCCAAGGGCATCTGGCTGGGCGGCAAGCTCGTTCCTGCTGAGAAGACCTTTGCGGTCTATAACCCGGCAACCGGTGAAGAGTTGGCTCAGGTAGCCGACGCCACTGCCGCTGACGGCATCCGCGCACTCGACCTTGCTGCTGCGGCACAGGAAGATTGGGCTGCAACGCCCGCTCGCGTCCGTGGCGAGATCCTGCGTCGTGCATTCGAGTTGCTGCATGCCCGCGCCGAGGACTTCGCGCTGATGATGACCCTGGAAATGGGTAAGTCGTTGGCCGAGGCACGCGGTGAGGTCAACTACGGCGGCGAGTTCCTGCGCTGGTTCAGCGAAGAAGCAGTCCGCATCGGTGGACGCTTCACGCAGGCTCCGGCCGGCAACGGTCGCATCCTCGTCACCAAGGGTCCCGTCGGACCGGTCCTCGCGATCACTCCGTGGAACTTCCCGCTGGCCATGGGAACTCGCAAGATCGGACCGGCCCTGGCTGCCGGTTGCACCATCATCGTCAAGCCGGCTGAGGACACTCCGCTGACCATGCAGCTTCTCGGTCAGGTGTTTGCCGACGCCGGTCTGCCCGACGGCGTGCTCTCCATCCTCCCGACCTCCGACGCGGCATCCATCAGTGGACCGCTGATGGAAGACGCACGTCTGCGCAAGATCACCTTCACCGGCTCCACCGGCGTCGGAAAGCTGCTGGTGCGCAATGCGGCTGACAAGTTGCTCCGTACGTCCATGGAACTGGGTGGCAACGCTCCGTTCATCGTGTTCGAGGACGCCGACATCGACGCCGCTGTCGACGGAGCCATGATCGCGAAGATGCGTAACGGCGGCGAGGCGTGCACCGCAGCCAACCGCATTTACGTCGCCAACTCGGTCCGCGAAGAGTTCACCGAGAAGTTCACGGCCAAGGTCGCTGCACTGAAGGTGGGCGCCGGCGACGCCGAGGGTACCAACATCGGACCGCTGATCAACACCAAGCAGCTCGCAACCGTCACCGGACTCGTCAATGACGCCGTGTCCAAGGGCGCTCGCGTTCGCACCGGTGGATCGGCACCCGAAGGCCCCGGCTTCTTCTTCACCCCGACGGTCCTCGATCAGGTTCCCGCCGATGCGCGCCTGCTCAAGGAAGAGATCTTCGGACCCGTTGCAGCCGTAGTCGGTTTCGATACCGAAGACGAAGCCGTTGCGGCAGCCAACAACACCGAATTCGGTCTGGTGGCGTACTTCTACACCCGCGACATCGACCGTGCGATGCGCGTCTCGGCCAAGCTGGACACCGGCATGGTCGGCGTGAACCGCGGCGCGATCTCCGACGCTGCAGCACCGTTCGGTGGCGTCAAGGAATCGGGCTTCGGCCGTGAAGGCGGAACCGAAGGTATCGACGAGTACCTCGATACCAAGTACGTAGCGCTGTAA
- a CDS encoding flavin reductase family protein codes for MTDTTPRTSELSTGICAADYRAALGRHPAGVTVVTLNSGTGPVGFTATSFSSVSLEPPLVSFNIAETSSSITALKAAESLVIHLLGEHQQHLAQRFARSADQRFADESLWAVLDTGEPVLHGTPSWMRVTVDQLIPVGDHTLVIGLVTRVHADEDDDSAAAPLLYHEGKYYRPTPLSE; via the coding sequence TTGACTGACACCACGCCCCGAACATCCGAGTTGTCCACCGGCATCTGTGCCGCCGACTACCGTGCCGCACTAGGTCGCCACCCGGCGGGAGTCACTGTTGTCACTCTCAACTCCGGTACCGGCCCAGTAGGTTTCACTGCCACCTCGTTTTCCTCGGTGTCTCTCGAACCTCCGCTCGTCTCGTTCAACATCGCGGAGACGTCGTCGAGCATCACTGCGCTCAAGGCCGCCGAATCATTGGTGATCCACCTGCTCGGCGAGCATCAGCAGCATCTGGCCCAGCGTTTTGCGCGTAGCGCTGATCAGCGTTTTGCCGACGAATCACTATGGGCGGTACTCGATACCGGCGAGCCCGTGCTGCACGGCACCCCCAGTTGGATGCGGGTCACGGTCGATCAGCTGATTCCGGTTGGCGACCACACCTTGGTCATCGGACTGGTCACGCGCGTCCATGCCGACGAGGACGACGACTCCGCTGCAGCGCCGTTGCTCTATCACGAGGGCAAGTACTACCGCCCCACACCGCTGAGCGAATAA
- a CDS encoding YbaK/EbsC family protein, with protein MTSLLHPNASHVAETLIARGHHGVIVTQADATHTAEEAAAAVGVEVGAITKSLVFLLDDDPVLLLVSGAHQVNLKATGERLEGTLTRAPLELAKSATGQPIGGVAPLGHPTNLPTYVDTALAQYPILWASAGHPNTVFRTTYPELLRITAGLAVEMD; from the coding sequence ATGACGAGCCTCCTCCACCCCAACGCCTCGCACGTCGCCGAGACCTTGATCGCTCGCGGTCACCACGGCGTCATAGTCACGCAAGCGGACGCGACGCACACTGCCGAAGAAGCCGCGGCAGCTGTTGGGGTGGAGGTTGGCGCAATCACGAAGTCGCTTGTCTTCCTTCTCGACGACGACCCGGTGTTATTGCTGGTCTCGGGCGCGCATCAAGTCAATCTGAAGGCCACCGGTGAACGTCTCGAAGGCACGCTGACGCGCGCTCCGCTGGAGCTGGCAAAGTCTGCGACGGGTCAGCCCATCGGCGGAGTTGCGCCCCTCGGACACCCCACCAACCTGCCGACCTACGTCGATACGGCTCTCGCGCAATACCCGATTTTGTGGGCCTCTGCAGGTCACCCCAATACTGTTTTCCGGACGACGTATCCGGAACTTCTGCGAATCACAGCAGGCCTCGCCGTCGAGATGGACTGA
- a CDS encoding TetR/AcrR family transcriptional regulator, whose product MTDSRQEDFVPATRPGRDVVRQRLLDAAAEEFAEQGFSAARLTEVARRAGFTKGAVYSNFESKQDLFAELFAQRSLELAGRVLGEIAGMGPSDAAGKGGEAIAASMVDDPGWSLLVLEFGVLAGRDPQIAQAYLRERRHLRSQLVELIGERAREWGVDNSFDVRTTAISLMALISGLVLEHSVDPEEVDQAAMGAAVTALFAGAVARAGLAT is encoded by the coding sequence GTGACTGATTCCCGTCAAGAGGACTTCGTGCCGGCAACCCGCCCCGGACGCGACGTTGTGCGGCAAAGACTGCTCGACGCTGCAGCGGAAGAGTTTGCGGAGCAAGGATTCAGTGCTGCACGTCTCACCGAAGTTGCCCGACGTGCAGGCTTCACCAAGGGGGCCGTCTACTCCAATTTCGAATCCAAACAGGACCTGTTTGCCGAACTCTTCGCCCAGCGATCCCTCGAATTGGCCGGCCGTGTGCTCGGCGAGATAGCCGGGATGGGACCCTCCGACGCAGCAGGTAAAGGTGGCGAAGCCATCGCAGCATCGATGGTCGACGATCCGGGATGGTCACTGCTGGTTCTCGAGTTCGGAGTTCTCGCCGGACGGGATCCGCAGATCGCCCAGGCGTATCTCCGTGAGCGTCGGCACCTGCGTAGTCAATTGGTCGAGTTGATCGGTGAACGAGCCCGCGAGTGGGGCGTCGACAACTCCTTCGACGTACGCACCACCGCAATCTCCTTGATGGCCTTGATCTCCGGACTGGTCCTCGAACATTCCGTTGACCCGGAAGAAGTGGATCAGGCGGCTATGGGCGCGGCAGTGACGGCATTGTTTGCCGGTGCCGTAGCGCGAGCGGGACTGGCAACGTAG
- a CDS encoding Ig-like domain-containing protein, protein MAFRSTKRGIAVGAATSLAMGALALIGTGVAGADSTSITWNDYYTTFTRTVSNATPAAGETITVTTTFKRTDSKVETITSVSDTHAPCLTYVPDSATMNGIHFDAVVVPDRDTNPRTGTATITDNTGAWVNKQNVPGPVFSVQYKVGTDCARGTALVTGLDYNGSLGAGYYGYQGPSVTAGKNATTTTIAPVAGAVVGKPIALTATVSGGAVGNPVKFYDDTTVIGQGTLDANGTATLTWTPATAGERPITVEFAGTTLANGSVGNATVSVASGGIGGGTGGTGSLGNLFGS, encoded by the coding sequence ATGGCATTTCGATCAACGAAACGCGGCATCGCAGTCGGCGCGGCAACATCACTCGCGATGGGCGCACTGGCACTGATCGGCACCGGAGTTGCCGGCGCAGACTCCACCTCGATCACCTGGAATGACTACTACACCACCTTCACCCGCACCGTCAGCAATGCCACCCCCGCTGCCGGCGAGACCATCACGGTCACAACCACGTTCAAGCGAACGGACTCGAAGGTCGAGACCATCACGTCGGTCTCGGATACTCATGCTCCCTGCCTGACCTATGTCCCCGACTCAGCCACGATGAACGGCATCCACTTCGACGCGGTCGTCGTCCCAGATCGGGACACCAATCCGCGGACGGGCACCGCCACGATCACCGACAACACCGGCGCCTGGGTCAACAAGCAGAACGTGCCGGGCCCCGTCTTCAGCGTGCAATACAAGGTCGGCACCGACTGCGCCCGCGGTACCGCATTGGTGACCGGCCTGGACTACAACGGCTCACTTGGCGCCGGCTATTACGGGTATCAGGGTCCGTCAGTCACAGCCGGTAAGAACGCGACCACCACCACCATCGCACCGGTCGCCGGAGCCGTCGTCGGCAAGCCGATCGCCCTGACCGCCACCGTCTCCGGTGGTGCAGTAGGTAACCCGGTCAAGTTCTACGACGACACCACCGTGATCGGCCAGGGCACTCTCGACGCCAACGGGACCGCGACGCTCACGTGGACTCCGGCAACCGCCGGTGAACGCCCCATCACCGTCGAATTCGCTGGTACAACGTTGGCTAACGGTTCCGTTGGCAACGCCACGGTGTCCGTCGCATCCGGCGGCATCGGCGGCGGCACCGGTGGTACGGGCAGCCTCGGCAACCTGTTCGGCAGCTAG
- a CDS encoding Ig-like domain-containing protein, whose protein sequence is MAHQAIRRGVAGATSIIAVGALTFVGAGIASAGTSTLEFSDGSSSFTRVVSNGTPAVGDTITVTTNFRRTSWVDEFIYNVKDRHPSCLTYVPGSAKMSGNSDYPVDNPEVVADEGNGSGYVRASWGVTDWVVQNRPGFHRSPTFSVSYTVGADCARGTALNTGMDYGGSLGSGNYSTRGPSIMLAKSASSTTLAPVAGARLGAPTTLTATVTGGAPGNVVEFYDGTTKLGQGAVNAEGAATSVWNPSVVGEHSLTAKFLGSDFANGSQSAPRTVNVSEHNATSAVTLTPVAGAKVGTSTSLTATVLPGGAGGTVTFKDGDTVVGTAAVRADGTATVAWTPRTAGERTITADYSGQGAVDPSTDQATVTVAPDDGTGGGTGSLGSLFG, encoded by the coding sequence ATGGCACATCAGGCAATCAGGCGTGGCGTCGCGGGTGCGACGTCCATCATCGCAGTCGGCGCACTCACCTTCGTGGGGGCCGGTATCGCCAGCGCCGGCACGTCAACACTCGAATTCAGTGACGGCAGTTCGTCTTTCACCCGAGTTGTCAGCAACGGCACTCCCGCTGTGGGCGACACCATCACAGTCACCACGAACTTCCGACGCACCAGTTGGGTTGACGAGTTCATCTACAACGTCAAAGATCGCCATCCGTCCTGCCTGACGTACGTCCCCGGTTCGGCCAAGATGAGCGGCAACAGTGACTACCCAGTCGACAATCCCGAGGTTGTAGCCGACGAAGGCAACGGCTCCGGCTACGTCCGCGCGTCCTGGGGCGTTACCGACTGGGTTGTCCAGAATCGCCCCGGCTTTCACCGGTCTCCCACATTCAGCGTCAGCTACACGGTCGGTGCCGACTGCGCCCGCGGCACCGCGCTGAACACCGGTATGGACTACGGGGGATCGCTCGGCAGCGGGAACTACAGCACCCGAGGCCCCTCGATCATGCTCGCCAAGAGTGCCTCCTCCACGACTCTCGCCCCGGTGGCCGGCGCCCGACTCGGCGCGCCGACCACCCTGACCGCCACCGTTACCGGCGGCGCACCGGGCAACGTCGTCGAGTTCTACGACGGCACAACCAAACTCGGCCAGGGTGCCGTGAACGCCGAGGGGGCCGCTACCTCGGTGTGGAACCCCAGCGTCGTGGGCGAGCACAGCCTGACTGCCAAATTCCTCGGCAGTGACTTCGCTAACGGCTCGCAGTCCGCGCCGCGGACAGTGAACGTCTCTGAACACAACGCGACCTCCGCCGTGACCCTCACCCCCGTCGCCGGGGCGAAGGTCGGTACCTCCACCAGCCTGACGGCAACAGTGCTCCCCGGCGGCGCCGGCGGAACCGTCACATTCAAGGACGGTGACACCGTTGTCGGCACCGCTGCAGTCCGCGCCGACGGCACTGCCACCGTCGCGTGGACGCCGCGTACGGCGGGCGAGCGCACCATCACGGCCGATTACTCCGGTCAGGGCGCCGTCGATCCCTCCACCGACCAGGCCACTGTCACTGTCGCACCCGACGACGGCACGGGCGGCGGTACCGGAAGCCTCGGCTCCCTGTTCGGCTAA
- a CDS encoding DUF475 domain-containing protein, with the protein MVLRIFGLSIVISIIAMIVAFIYGGPEALFLVVILSILEISLSFDNAVINATVLRRMSDFWQKIFLTVGIVIAVFGMRLVFPLVIVWAASGLGPVAALDLALNPPADDAAYFPNGDPSYETLITDAHPTIAAFGGMFLLMLFLGFIFEEREITWLSWLEKPLARIGKLDQLSVVVAGLVLVLAGSFLAADDKVTTVMISGVLGMITYIAVNGLGELFNLPEEGEEEETTKSGGPTEFAKATGKAGFFLFMYLEVLDASFSFDGVIGAFAITADPIIIALGLGFVGAMFVRSITVFLVRKGTLSDYVYLEHGAHWAIGALAIILMVSIGVHVNEIITGLVGVFLIGAAFISSVVRNKKLEKENPKLDESTPATV; encoded by the coding sequence GTGGTACTGCGAATATTCGGTTTATCCATCGTGATTTCGATCATCGCGATGATCGTTGCGTTCATCTACGGCGGCCCCGAGGCACTATTCCTCGTTGTCATCCTGTCGATTCTGGAAATTTCGCTTTCCTTCGACAATGCCGTCATTAACGCCACCGTCCTGCGAAGGATGAGCGACTTCTGGCAAAAGATCTTCCTTACCGTCGGCATCGTCATCGCGGTGTTCGGTATGCGTTTGGTATTCCCACTCGTCATCGTGTGGGCAGCGTCGGGCCTGGGCCCGGTCGCGGCACTCGACCTCGCACTGAACCCGCCCGCCGACGACGCCGCCTACTTCCCCAACGGCGATCCGAGCTACGAAACCCTGATCACCGACGCGCATCCGACCATTGCTGCATTCGGTGGCATGTTCCTGCTGATGTTGTTCCTCGGCTTCATCTTCGAAGAGCGTGAGATCACGTGGCTGTCCTGGCTCGAGAAGCCCCTTGCGCGCATTGGCAAGCTGGATCAGCTCTCCGTCGTCGTTGCCGGGCTCGTCCTGGTTCTGGCAGGTTCGTTCCTCGCCGCCGACGACAAAGTCACCACGGTCATGATCTCGGGTGTCCTGGGCATGATCACCTACATCGCCGTCAACGGACTGGGTGAACTGTTCAACCTGCCGGAAGAAGGCGAAGAGGAAGAGACCACTAAGTCCGGCGGTCCCACCGAGTTCGCGAAAGCCACCGGTAAAGCCGGCTTCTTCCTGTTCATGTACCTCGAGGTCCTCGACGCGTCCTTCTCCTTCGACGGCGTCATCGGCGCCTTCGCGATCACTGCGGACCCGATCATCATCGCCCTGGGCCTCGGCTTCGTCGGCGCGATGTTCGTTCGTTCCATCACCGTGTTCCTGGTCCGCAAGGGCACGCTGTCGGACTACGTCTACCTCGAGCACGGCGCCCACTGGGCCATCGGCGCTCTGGCCATCATCTTGATGGTGTCCATCGGCGTTCACGTCAACGAGATCATCACCGGCCTCGTCGGTGTCTTCTTGATCGGCGCAGCCTTCATCAGCAGCGTCGTGCGAAACAAGAAGCTCGAAAAGGAAAATCCGAAACTCGACGAGAGCACTCCCGCCACCGTCTGA
- a CDS encoding TerD family protein: MGVSLTKGGNVSLTKEAPNLTAVTVGLGWDARSTTGAAFDLDASAIGAGADKKSVSDQHFIFFNNLRSPDGSIEHKGDNTDGEGEGDDEQIDVNLAAVPANIESVVFPVSIYDAEARSQSFGQVRNAYIRVVDKSNGNELARYDLSEDASTETAMVFGELYRNGAEWKFRAIGQGYASGLAGIARDYGVNV, from the coding sequence ATGGGCGTCAGCTTGACCAAAGGCGGCAATGTCTCTCTCACGAAGGAGGCCCCGAACCTGACCGCAGTGACTGTCGGCCTGGGTTGGGACGCACGTTCCACCACCGGCGCGGCCTTCGACCTCGACGCCAGCGCAATCGGCGCCGGCGCAGACAAGAAGTCCGTCTCCGACCAGCACTTCATCTTCTTCAACAACCTGCGTTCGCCCGACGGCTCGATCGAGCACAAGGGTGACAACACCGACGGCGAAGGCGAAGGTGACGACGAGCAGATCGACGTGAACCTCGCCGCTGTTCCGGCCAACATCGAGAGCGTTGTCTTCCCCGTCTCGATTTACGACGCAGAAGCACGCTCGCAGTCCTTCGGCCAGGTCCGCAACGCGTACATCCGCGTCGTCGACAAGTCCAACGGCAACGAGCTCGCTCGCTACGACCTGTCCGAAGACGCGTCCACCGAGACCGCAATGGTCTTCGGCGAGCTGTACCGCAACGGTGCAGAGTGGAAGTTCCGCGCAATCGGCCAGGGCTACGCCTCAGGCCTCGCGGGCATCGCTCGCGATTACGGCGTCAACGTCTGA